A genomic window from Quercus lobata isolate SW786 chromosome 10, ValleyOak3.0 Primary Assembly, whole genome shotgun sequence includes:
- the LOC115964839 gene encoding cysteine-rich receptor-like protein kinase 29: MAMVSSRLVFLFSICILISQAIAQPDFRYSYCLDKGNYTSNSTYNTNLSQVLSSLSSNTEIDYGFYNFSYGKSPDKVYSLGLRRGDAKPDICRSCLNSATNLLPLLCPNQKEAIGGYDECMLRYSFRDIFNIKETSPSFYLWNPNNVSGNYDQFSQDLMTLLDSKRVQAAAGGSLR, from the coding sequence ATGGCAATGGTTTCTTCAAGActtgtcttcctcttttccaTTTGCATACTGATTTCTCAAGCCATTGCTCAGCCAGACTTCCGATACTCTTACTGCTTAGACAAGGGTAACTACACAAGCAACAGTACCTACAATACAAACCTCAGTCAAGTCCTCTCCTCCCTCTCCTCCAACACAGAAATTGACTATGGGTTCTACAATTTTTCTTATGGCAAAAGCCCTGACAAAGTATATTCACTTGGACTTCGTAGAGGAGATGCCAAGCCAGATATTTGCCGTAGTTGCCTCAATAGCGCTACAAATCTTCTCCCTCTGCTTTGTCCCAATCAGAAGGAAGCGATAGGAGGGTATGACGAGTGCATGTTACGCTACTCATTCCGCGACATATTTAACATCAAGGAAACTAGTCCTTCTTTCTATTTGTGGAACCCAAATAACGTATCAGGCAATTATGATCAGTTCAGTCAGGACCTGATGACCTTGTTGGATAGCAAAAGAGTTCAAGCTGCTGCAGGTGGTTCTCTTCGTTAG
- the LOC115963763 gene encoding pentatricopeptide repeat-containing protein At1g06710, mitochondrial-like translates to MSKRVIKTLLFHSLPSFSSSLSLNSNPKSSSIISRQNLLSVISRFVSTYSPDNLDGLIDPDDPFSLDNSRVKPVSAEDFAFLQDSSMDSNAVSGSSGGKLDSGKCSNDAALIVNAIHSNGDVFGDKTDKFLRQFRDRLNETLVVEVLSLVQNPELAVKFFIWAGRQIGYSHTGVVYDALLERLGCDSNERIPEQFLGEIKDDDKEVLGKLLNFLIQKCCRNGLWNLALEELGRLKDFGYKPTRWTYNALVQVFLKADRFDTAYLVHREMSSSGFSMDEFTLGCFAQSLCKAGRWREALSLFEKEEIVPNTVLYTKMISGLCEASLFEEAMDFLNRMRTSSCIPNVVTYRTLLCGCLRKRQLGRCKRILSMMITEGCYPSPKIFNSLVHAFCRSGDYSYAYKLLKKMVKCSCQPGYVVYNILIGSICGNEELPSSDVLELAEKAYGEMLDAGVVLNKVNVSNFARCLCGAGKFERAYTVIREMMSKGFIPDSSTYAKVIGFLCNASKVEKAFLLFEEMKGNGIVPDVYTYTILIDSFCKSGLIKQARNWFDEMVRDGCAPNVVTYTALIHAYLKARKISNANDLFEIMCSEGCIPNVITYTALIDGHCKAGEIEKACQIYARMRGNVEISDVDMYFRIDDGNSEEPNVFTYGALVDGLCKAHKVKEARNLLDAMSVEGCEPNHIVYDALIDGFCKAGKLDDAQEVFAKMSEHGYSPNVYTYSSLIDRLFKDKRLDLALKVLSKMLENSCAPNVVIYTEMIDGLCKVGKTDEAYKLMLMMEEKGCYPNVVTYTAMIDGFGKVGKVKKCLELLREMGSKGCAPNFVTYRVLINHCCATGLLDEAHKLLDEMKQTYWPRHISSYHKVIEGFNREFIISLGLLDEISENDSVPIVPVYRILFDSFIKAGRLESALELHEEIPSFFPLKAASKNMYTSLIESLSRAGKVVKAFELYTDMVRMGGVAELSTFVHLIKGLININKWEEALQLSDSICQMDIHWLQQEDTSSRN, encoded by the exons ATGAGCAAAAGAGTGATAAAGACTCTTCTCTTTCACTCACtcccttctttctcttcctctctttctctcaactCCAACCCCAAATCTTCATCCATTATCTCCCGCCAAAATCTCCTCTCCGTCATTTCCAGATTCGTCTCCACCTATTCCCCCGACAATCTCGACGGCCTAATCGATCCGGACGACCCCTTTTCGCTTGATAATTCGCGGGTCAAACCCGTTTCAGCCGAAGATTTTGCCTTTCTGCAGGACTCTTCCATGGATTCCAATGCTGTTAGTGGGTCTTCTGGTGGAAAACTCGACTCCGGTAAGTGTTCAAATGATGCTGCTTTGATAGTTAATGCAATTCATAGTAATGGTGATGTGTTTGGTGACAAAACCGACAAGTTTCTTAGGCAGTTTAGGGACAGATTGAATGAGACTTTAGTGGTTGAGGTGTTGAGTCTTGTGCAAAATCCTGAATTGGCTGTCAAGTTTTTCATTTGGGCGGGGCGGCAAATTGGGTATAGTCACACTGGAGTTGTGTATGATGCGTTGTTAGAGAGATTGGGGTGTGATAGTAATGAGAGAATACCGGAACAATTTTTAGGAGAGATTAAGGATGATGATAAGGAAGTGCTTGGGAagttgctaaattttttgattcAAAAGTGTTGCCGAAATGGGTTATGGAATTTAGCATTGGAGGAGCTTGGGAGGCTTAAGGATTTTGGGTACAAGCCCACGAGATGGACGTATAATGCATTGGTTCAAGTGTTTCTTAAAGCCGATCGGTTTGACACAGCTTATTTGGTTCATAGGGAGATGTCGAGTTCAGGGTTTAGTATGGATGAGTTTACCTTAGGTTGTTTTGCACAATCTCTCTGCAAAGCGGGGAGGTGGAGAGAAGCTCTCTCGCTGTTTGAGAAGGAAGAAATTGTACCCAACACAGTTCTTTATACAAAGATGATATCTGGGTTGTGTGAAGCTTCTCTTTTTGAGGAAGCTATGGATTTCTTGAACAGAATGCGGACTAGTTCTTGTATTCCTAATGTTGTGACATATAGGACTTTGCTTTGTGGGTGTTTGAGGAAAAGACAGCTTGGTAGGTGTAAGAGAATTCTTAGTATGATGATCACAGAAGGTTGTTATCCTAGTCCTAAGATTTTTAATTCTCTTGTTCATGCCTTTTGCAGATCAGGAGATTATTCTTATGCCTATAAGTTGCTTAAGAAAATGGTCAAATGCAGTTGCCAGCCAGGTTATGTGGTTTACAATATCTTGATTGGTAGTATATGCGGCAATGAAGAATTACCTAGCTCAGATGTTTTGGAGCTGGCTGAGAAAGCTTATGGTGAGATGCTTGATGCAGGGGTTGTATTGAATAAGGTCAATGTCAGCAATTTTGCTCGATGTCTTTGTGGTGCTGGAAAATTTGAGAGGGCATATACTGTTATTCGTGAAATGATGAGTAAGGGATTCATACCTGATAGTAGTACCTATGCTAAAGTGATTGGCTTTTTGTGTAATGCCTCCAAGGTAGAAAAGGCCTTTTTATTGTTTGAAGAAATGAAAGGGAATGGTATTGTTCCTGATGTTTATACATATACAATTTTAATTGATAGCTTCTGTAAATCTGGTCTTATTAAACAGGCTCGCAACTGGTTtgatgaaatggtaagggatGGTTGTGCCCCTAATGTGGTGACATATACTGCTCTTATACATGCCTACCTTAAAGCTAGGAAAATTTCCAATGCAAATGATCTGTTTGAGATTATGTGTTCTGAAGGTTGCATTCCTAATGTTATAACATATACGGCTTTGATTGATGGCCACTGTAAAGCTGGGGAGATTGAAAAAGCATGCCAAATATATGCAAGAATGAGAGGTAATGTGGAAATTTCTGATGTAGATATGTATTTTAGAATTGATGATGGCAATTCCGAAGAGCCAAATGTGTTTACATATGGAGCATTGGTTGATGGTTTGTGCAAAGCTCACAAGGTCAAAGAGGCCCGTAACTTGTTGGATGCTATGTCAGTGGAAGGCTGTGAGCCAAACCATATTGTGTATGATGCTCTTATAGATGGATTCTGCAAGGCTGGGAAGCTAGATGATGCACAAGAGGTGTTTGCTAAGATGTCAGAGCATGGATATAGTCCTAATGTCTATACTTACAGCTCTTTGATTGACAGGTTGTTTAAGGATAAAAGACTGGATCTTGCTTTGAAAGTCTTGTCCAAAATGCTAGAAAATTCTTGTGCACCAAATGTTGTCATATACACAGAGATGATTGATGGCCTCTGTAAAGTTGGAAAGACAGATGAAGCCTATAAGCTTATGCTAATGATGGAAGAAAAGGGGTGTTATCCAAATGTTGTGACTTATACTGCAATGATAGATGGCTTTGGGAAAGTGGGTAAAGTCAAAAAATGTCTTGAGCTCTTGAGAGAAATGGGCTCAAAGGGTTGTGCTCCAAATTTTGTCACCTACAGGGTTCTTATAAATCACTGTTGTGCCACTGGCCTTCTGGATGAGGCTCATAAACTCTTGGATGAAATGAAACAGACATATTGGCCAAGGCATATATCAAGCTACCATAAGGTCATTGAAGGTTTCAACCGAGAGTTTATTATCTCACTCGGGCTTTTAGATGAGATCAGTGAGAATGATTCTGTTCCTATTGTTCCAGTATACCGAATACTGTTTGATAGTTTTATTAAGGCTGGGAGATTAGAATCAGCTCTGGAGCTGCATGAAGAGATTCCgtcatttttccctttaaaagCTGCCAGCAAGAATATGTATACTTCTTTGATTGAGAGCCTCTCCCGTGCAGGTAAAGTCGTTAAGGCTTTTGAGCTGTACACAGATATGGTAAGGATGGGTGGTGTTGCAGAGCTGAGCACATTTGTTCACCTTATTAAAGGGCTCATCAATATTAACAAGTGGGAAGAGGCACTTCAACTGTCAGATAGCATATGTCAGATG GATATCCATTGGCTTCAACAAGAAGATACATCTTCCAGAAATTAG
- the LOC115963099 gene encoding DNA-directed RNA polymerases II, IV and V subunit 12, which translates to MDPPPEQVNYICGDCGMENTLKPGDVIQCRECGYRILYKKRTRRIVQYEAR; encoded by the exons ATGGATCCTCCACCGGAACAAGTCAACTACATCTGCGGag ATTGTGGGATGGAGAACACTCTGAAGCCAGGTGATGTGATACAGTGCCGAGAGTGCGGTTACCGCATCTTGTACAAGAAGCGCACTCGCCGCA TTGTTCAATATGAGGCACGCTGA